Proteins co-encoded in one Halorussus lipolyticus genomic window:
- the dnaG gene encoding DNA primase DnaG, with amino-acid sequence MDDTAKYVIHADITADGVVERSDVVGAVFGQTEGLLGDDLDLRDLQQSSKLGRIDVDIDSENGQSFGTITIASSLDKVETSILAAALETISRVGPCRATVSIAGIEDVRAAKRRKVVERAKELLSDSFDEDVMTSREILEEVRQSVRVEDIVEFEGLPAGPRVEDSDAIIVVEGRSDVLNLLRYGVKNAIAVEGTNVPDAVADLTQNRTVTAFLDGDRGGDLIRKELAQVGDIDYVAFSPANKSVEDLARHEVMSALRSKRPFEKEMVGEGDREADSSETEETTESESEADSAPPDADAKSAPADAEPTPADGGTEPGTAATDGSARPAPESDETGPDGPSGEAPETTEGPDLLSGDEPLDGPETIDDPEALAGDETVEAETDSAQSDGDGAQADDPDADSAAVPATLRGHIEAVVDAETGTARLLNESFGVLAEVAAENAFDAVEEADEVPYAVVLDGTCDQRLLDVSAQRGVGQVVAAETGEFVKQPADVRIRTAEQF; translated from the coding sequence ATGGACGATACAGCGAAATACGTCATTCACGCCGATATCACCGCGGACGGGGTGGTAGAGCGGAGTGACGTCGTCGGCGCGGTCTTCGGCCAGACCGAAGGCTTGCTCGGCGACGACTTGGACCTCCGCGACCTCCAGCAGTCCTCGAAACTCGGCCGAATCGACGTCGACATAGACAGCGAAAACGGACAGTCGTTCGGTACTATCACCATCGCGTCGAGTCTCGACAAGGTAGAGACCTCTATCCTCGCCGCCGCGCTCGAAACCATCAGCAGGGTCGGTCCCTGCCGGGCCACCGTCTCCATCGCGGGCATCGAAGACGTGCGGGCCGCCAAGCGCCGGAAAGTGGTCGAACGCGCCAAGGAACTCCTCAGCGACTCGTTCGACGAGGACGTGATGACCTCCCGAGAGATTCTCGAGGAGGTCCGCCAGAGCGTCCGCGTCGAGGACATCGTGGAGTTCGAGGGCCTGCCCGCCGGGCCTCGGGTCGAGGACAGCGACGCCATCATCGTGGTCGAAGGGCGCTCGGACGTGCTGAACCTCCTGCGGTACGGCGTCAAGAACGCCATCGCGGTCGAGGGCACCAACGTCCCCGACGCGGTGGCCGACCTGACCCAGAACCGGACCGTCACGGCCTTCCTCGACGGCGACCGGGGTGGCGACCTCATCCGGAAGGAACTTGCACAGGTCGGCGACATCGACTACGTGGCGTTCTCGCCCGCCAACAAGTCGGTCGAGGACCTCGCGCGCCACGAGGTCATGTCGGCGCTCCGGAGCAAGCGCCCCTTCGAGAAGGAGATGGTCGGCGAGGGCGACCGAGAAGCCGACAGCAGTGAGACCGAGGAGACGACCGAATCCGAGTCGGAAGCAGATTCGGCACCTCCGGACGCCGACGCGAAATCGGCCCCCGCAGACGCGGAACCGACGCCCGCGGACGGCGGCACCGAACCCGGCACCGCGGCGACCGACGGGAGCGCCCGCCCGGCACCGGAATCCGACGAGACCGGACCGGACGGACCGTCTGGCGAGGCCCCGGAGACGACCGAGGGGCCGGACCTCCTCAGCGGCGACGAACCGCTGGACGGTCCCGAGACGATAGACGACCCCGAGGCCCTCGCCGGGGACGAGACCGTCGAGGCCGAAACCGACTCCGCCCAGAGCGACGGCGACGGGGCGCAAGCAGACGACCCAGACGCCGACTCGGCGGCCGTCCCGGCGACGCTCCGCGGACACATCGAGGCGGTCGTGGACGCCGAGACCGGGACCGCTCGCCTGCTGAACGAGTCCTTCGGCGTCCTCGCAGAGGTCGCCGCCGAGAACGCCTTCGACGCCGTGGAGGAGGCCGACGAAGTTCCCTACGCCGTGGTCCTCGACGGGACGTGCGACCAGCGCCTGCTGGACGTGTCGGCCCAGCGCGGGGTCGGACAGGTCGTCGCCGCCGAGACCGGCGAGTTCGTCAAGCAACCGGCTGACGTTCGAATCCGGACCGCAGAGCAGTTCTAA
- a CDS encoding sugar phosphate isomerase/epimerase family protein has protein sequence MRPAIQLYTLRDLDVPLPELLERVGDTAFEAVEFAGLGDSDPEEISDALDSAGLDAAAAHVGIEDLEADLDSVAETYRTLDCDRIVVPYLDETHFASQQAVADTGRRLQELDARLSDHGVSLGYHNHDHEFTGLGDADAESAFDQLADETGIDLELDVGWATAAGRDPIDLLDHLRGRVPLVHLKDVADTTPVELGEGDLDIEACVRAADEAGTEWLVYEHDQPEDPETSLKHGAETLADLLS, from the coding sequence GTGCGACCAGCAATCCAACTCTACACGCTCCGCGACCTCGACGTACCACTGCCCGAACTCCTCGAACGAGTCGGCGACACCGCGTTCGAGGCCGTCGAGTTCGCGGGCCTCGGCGATTCCGACCCCGAGGAGATCAGCGATGCGCTCGATTCTGCCGGCCTCGACGCCGCGGCGGCCCACGTCGGTATCGAGGACCTCGAGGCCGACCTCGACTCGGTGGCCGAGACCTACCGCACCCTCGACTGCGACCGAATCGTCGTCCCGTATCTGGACGAAACCCACTTCGCCAGCCAGCAGGCCGTCGCCGACACCGGCCGCCGGTTGCAGGAACTCGACGCCCGACTGAGCGACCACGGCGTCTCGCTCGGGTATCACAATCACGACCACGAGTTCACCGGGCTCGGCGACGCGGACGCCGAATCCGCCTTCGATCAACTGGCCGACGAGACCGGCATCGACCTCGAACTCGACGTTGGGTGGGCGACAGCGGCGGGCCGCGACCCAATCGACTTGCTCGACCACCTGCGCGGTCGGGTCCCGTTGGTCCACCTCAAGGATGTGGCCGACACCACGCCGGTCGAACTCGGCGAGGGGGATTTGGACATCGAGGCCTGCGTCCGGGCCGCCGACGAGGCCGGCACCGAGTGGCTAGTCTACGAACACGACCAACCCGAGGACCCCGAGACATCGCTAAAACACGGCGCTGAGACGCTGGCAGACCTGCTATCCTGA
- a CDS encoding DUF92 domain-containing protein, with the protein MTTRVRRAAAYAAVSTLSLTAPVLGWATAAAFGALAIGALAVTDGPLFEWFARPADRQEGRLHGLAAFAFAATGIALLATFAGLPTHVLVASVVVVGYGNLAQQIAWQFDAEPILRTGAFVGGGLIAGVVGQVVALVADGVAFSPALPKIVFLAASGAVLAGLLRSVLFARDDPLVMLSVAFLLWLFADLTVVVTVEAVAVAIAVTALFGYVSWLLDTASIPGMMTGALLAMLTIVLGGYGWFAVLISFFGIGSLSTKFRYEEKEARGVAEDNEGARGSGNVLGNAAVALAAVLAYAARGRLPIPGEIFLFAFAGSIATAMSDTLSSEIGGVFDKPRLITTLERVEPGTDGGVTWQGEVAGIAGAGVVAGIAALLFETVGPTGAAVIALAGAGGMTMDSLLGATLEGDRLGNQSVNFLATLTGALVGAGLAVVVLP; encoded by the coding sequence GTGACCACCAGAGTTCGGCGCGCGGCGGCATACGCCGCGGTCTCTACGCTCTCGCTCACAGCCCCGGTTTTGGGGTGGGCGACGGCCGCCGCGTTCGGAGCCCTCGCAATCGGGGCGCTCGCCGTGACCGACGGGCCGCTGTTCGAGTGGTTCGCCCGGCCCGCCGACCGCCAAGAGGGCCGACTCCACGGCCTCGCGGCGTTCGCCTTCGCGGCGACCGGCATCGCCCTGCTGGCGACGTTCGCTGGCCTGCCGACCCACGTCCTCGTGGCCAGCGTCGTCGTCGTGGGCTACGGCAACCTCGCCCAGCAAATCGCGTGGCAGTTCGACGCCGAACCCATCCTGCGGACCGGCGCGTTCGTCGGCGGCGGACTGATAGCGGGAGTCGTCGGGCAGGTCGTCGCGCTGGTCGCCGACGGCGTGGCGTTCTCGCCCGCGCTCCCCAAAATCGTCTTCCTCGCGGCCAGCGGGGCGGTGCTAGCGGGCCTGCTTCGCTCGGTGCTGTTCGCCCGCGACGACCCACTGGTGATGCTGTCGGTGGCCTTCCTGCTGTGGCTGTTCGCCGACCTGACCGTGGTCGTGACCGTCGAGGCCGTCGCGGTCGCTATCGCCGTGACCGCGCTGTTCGGCTACGTCTCGTGGTTGCTGGACACCGCCTCGATTCCGGGGATGATGACCGGCGCGCTGTTGGCGATGCTCACCATCGTCCTCGGGGGGTACGGCTGGTTCGCGGTCCTCATCTCCTTCTTCGGCATCGGGAGCCTCTCGACCAAGTTCCGCTACGAGGAGAAAGAGGCCCGCGGCGTCGCCGAGGACAACGAGGGCGCGAGAGGGAGCGGCAACGTCCTCGGGAACGCGGCCGTCGCGCTCGCGGCCGTCTTGGCCTACGCGGCCCGCGGTCGGCTTCCGATTCCGGGCGAAATCTTCCTGTTCGCGTTCGCCGGGTCCATCGCCACCGCGATGAGCGACACCCTCTCGTCGGAAATCGGCGGCGTCTTCGACAAGCCCCGACTCATCACCACCCTCGAACGCGTCGAACCCGGCACCGACGGCGGCGTGACGTGGCAGGGCGAAGTCGCGGGCATCGCCGGCGCTGGGGTCGTCGCGGGCATCGCCGCGCTCCTGTTCGAGACGGTCGGCCCGACCGGCGCGGCGGTCATCGCGCTGGCGGGTGCCGGCGGGATGACGATGGACAGTCTGCTGGGCGCGACGCTGGAGGGCGACCGCCTCGGCAACCAGAGCGTCAACTTCCTCGCCACCCTCACCGGCGCGCTCGTCGGCGCTGGCCTCGCGGTGGTCGTCCTGCCGTGA
- a CDS encoding SDR family NAD(P)-dependent oxidoreductase: MDGLTAVVTGASRGIGEEVARRFATEDAHVVVCARDKAEIEAVTADIEDGGGSATAMRADVRDEFDVERLMETAARESDGGIDFVVPCAGVFHGSPGETPLADDAYSAFDDSFQTNVRGVFTAVKEALPHLADDARVLVPSGKIARDAKPGYGSYAVSKAGAEAVVRQFATEIEYPVGVVDPGAVATDLTGGQGRDPADAADLIHWAATEASADDLDGEVLGLKEFKRATA; this comes from the coding sequence ATGGACGGACTGACAGCGGTCGTAACCGGCGCGAGTCGGGGAATCGGCGAGGAGGTCGCACGGCGGTTCGCTACCGAGGACGCACACGTGGTCGTCTGTGCCCGCGACAAGGCCGAAATCGAGGCCGTGACAGCCGACATCGAGGACGGCGGCGGGAGCGCCACCGCGATGCGGGCCGACGTGCGCGACGAGTTCGACGTGGAGCGACTCATGGAGACCGCGGCCCGCGAGAGCGACGGCGGCATCGACTTCGTGGTTCCCTGCGCCGGTGTCTTCCACGGCAGTCCCGGCGAGACGCCCCTCGCGGACGACGCCTACTCGGCGTTCGACGACAGTTTCCAGACCAACGTTCGCGGCGTCTTCACCGCGGTCAAGGAGGCCCTGCCCCACCTCGCCGACGACGCGCGGGTGCTGGTTCCCTCCGGGAAAATCGCCCGCGACGCAAAGCCGGGGTACGGTTCCTACGCCGTCTCGAAGGCCGGCGCGGAGGCGGTCGTCCGGCAGTTCGCTACCGAAATCGAGTATCCAGTCGGCGTCGTGGACCCCGGCGCGGTCGCTACCGACTTGACCGGCGGACAGGGCAGAGACCCCGCGGACGCCGCGGACCTGATTCACTGGGCCGCGACCGAGGCGTCGGCCGACGACCTCGACGGCGAAGTGCTGGGTCTGAAGGAGTTCAAGCGAGCGACGGCGTGA
- a CDS encoding GNAT family N-acetyltransferase, with translation MIRPAEPADRETLREVQTHLREPNPPLLDYAIEGPPLTLVTTAPDDTPVGYLVAFYDDEAGYVAELVVAPDYRREGRARRLLGGAFDRLRDAGCSRIRLAVHPDNDAARTLYESLGFADVGREEDHYDDGREAIVMTRDL, from the coding sequence GTGATTCGCCCCGCCGAACCGGCCGACCGAGAAACCCTGCGAGAGGTCCAGACTCACCTCCGAGAGCCGAATCCGCCCCTGCTGGACTACGCCATCGAGGGGCCGCCCCTGACCCTCGTTACTACCGCTCCCGACGACACCCCGGTCGGCTACCTCGTCGCCTTCTACGACGACGAGGCTGGCTACGTCGCGGAACTCGTCGTGGCTCCCGACTACCGCCGAGAGGGTCGCGCCCGGAGGCTCCTCGGGGGTGCTTTCGACCGACTCCGGGACGCGGGTTGCTCGCGCATCCGCCTCGCGGTCCACCCCGACAACGACGCCGCCAGAACGCTCTACGAGTCGCTTGGCTTCGCGGACGTTGGTCGGGAAGAAGACCACTACGACGACGGACGCGAGGCTATCGTGATGACCCGCGACCTCTGA
- a CDS encoding bacteriorhodopsin, with the protein MMDLTPVWFWLGTLGMALGTAVPLWRLVSSGRYRTYYAVLAGVTGFAAVAYLTMALGLGKIEAGSGALYLPRYLDWLVTTPLLVLYLGMLCQPDRRVYAALVGVDVLVIGAGVVAGLLPSPYSYVAYLVGCVAYGGLLYLLLSVLPRQATLHGDRVDAVFAKLRNLTVVLWTLYPVVWVLGPLGVGLLQTGTEVMVVTYLDLISKVGFVAMAVNGADALDQLRTEEALSDPADAPASAAD; encoded by the coding sequence ATGATGGACCTCACGCCGGTCTGGTTCTGGCTCGGCACGCTCGGGATGGCCCTCGGCACGGCCGTCCCGCTCTGGCGACTCGTCTCTTCGGGGCGCTACCGGACCTACTACGCGGTGCTGGCGGGCGTCACCGGATTCGCGGCGGTGGCGTACCTCACGATGGCGCTCGGCCTCGGAAAAATCGAGGCCGGTAGTGGTGCGCTCTACCTGCCTCGCTACCTCGACTGGCTGGTGACGACGCCCCTGCTGGTGCTGTATCTCGGGATGCTGTGTCAACCGGACCGTCGGGTCTACGCCGCGCTGGTCGGCGTGGACGTGCTGGTCATCGGCGCTGGCGTGGTGGCCGGACTGCTCCCGTCGCCGTACAGCTACGTCGCGTATCTGGTCGGCTGTGTCGCTTACGGGGGACTCCTCTACCTGTTGCTGTCGGTTCTGCCCCGGCAGGCGACCCTCCACGGGGACCGCGTTGACGCGGTGTTCGCCAAACTCCGGAACCTGACCGTGGTCCTCTGGACGCTCTATCCGGTGGTCTGGGTACTCGGGCCGCTCGGCGTGGGCCTGCTACAGACCGGGACCGAGGTCATGGTCGTGACCTACTTGGACCTCATCAGTAAGGTCGGGTTCGTCGCCATGGCGGTCAACGGCGCGGACGCGCTCGACCAACTCCGGACCGAGGAGGCCCTGTCCGACCCGGCCGACGCTCCGGCGTCGGCGGCCGACTGA
- a CDS encoding YqjF family protein gives MRDLPAVSLTWRDGLFAHWPVEASRVQSLVPDELDVDTRRGSAWVSALPSLVAASRPWLLPEPAGLDFPQVNLRTYVRHETRPGVYFLSLDAGTSLGVRVARALWGLPYHHAEIDFETDGEWRRFESNRLHTDDSPARFAATYRPTGRPSHAECDSLSAFLAERYRLYLVRDGTVWCSRVEHDPWRLCPAEATVHADGLLESVGLPASSADPMVRYAPMAKFTVRTPFRP, from the coding sequence ATGCGAGACCTCCCTGCGGTATCCCTGACGTGGCGTGACGGCCTGTTCGCCCACTGGCCGGTCGAGGCCTCGCGGGTCCAGTCCCTCGTCCCGGACGAACTCGACGTGGACACCCGACGAGGGTCGGCGTGGGTGTCGGCGCTCCCCTCGCTCGTGGCGGCGAGTCGGCCGTGGCTTCTGCCCGAACCTGCCGGCCTCGACTTTCCGCAGGTCAACCTCCGGACCTACGTCCGCCACGAGACCCGGCCCGGAGTCTACTTCCTGAGCCTCGATGCCGGGACCTCGCTGGGGGTCCGGGTCGCTCGCGCGCTCTGGGGCCTGCCCTACCACCACGCCGAAATCGACTTCGAGACCGACGGCGAGTGGCGGCGCTTCGAGAGCAACCGCCTCCACACCGACGACTCGCCCGCCAGATTCGCGGCGACGTATCGCCCCACCGGCCGACCCTCCCACGCAGAGTGCGACTCGCTGTCGGCCTTCCTCGCCGAGCGGTACCGCCTCTATCTGGTCCGGGACGGGACGGTCTGGTGTTCTCGGGTCGAACACGACCCGTGGCGACTCTGCCCGGCCGAGGCGACGGTCCACGCCGACGGTCTCCTCGAATCGGTCGGTCTCCCGGCGTCCTCGGCGGACCCGATGGTGCGGTACGCGCCGATGGCCAAGTTCACGGTTCGGACGCCCTTCCGGCCGTGA
- a CDS encoding universal stress protein encodes MTDDLLVPFDGSLLSKRAVEYVAEKHPDAAVTILHVVDPIGVVYEAEAHGLADAETWHERATEAAERACADAAKIAADVGCDVTTAVETGRPARVILEYVEDHDIDHVVMGSHGRSGASRLLLGSTAERVVRRSPVPVTVVR; translated from the coding sequence ATGACCGACGACCTCCTCGTCCCGTTCGACGGGTCGCTCCTCTCGAAGCGCGCGGTCGAGTACGTCGCCGAGAAGCACCCTGACGCCGCAGTGACGATTCTCCACGTCGTAGACCCCATCGGCGTCGTCTACGAGGCCGAGGCCCACGGTCTGGCGGACGCCGAAACGTGGCACGAACGCGCCACGGAAGCGGCCGAGCGGGCCTGCGCCGACGCGGCGAAAATCGCGGCCGACGTGGGGTGCGACGTGACGACCGCCGTCGAGACGGGGCGTCCGGCGCGGGTGATTCTGGAGTACGTCGAGGACCACGACATCGACCACGTGGTCATGGGAAGTCACGGCCGTTCCGGGGCCTCGCGGCTACTCCTCGGGAGTACCGCCGAGCGCGTGGTGCGCCGGTCACCGGTTCCCGTGACCGTGGTGCGGTGA
- a CDS encoding deoxyhypusine synthase: protein MTDDHEDGGHDDEGHHEPHREEFHHDPIAHAEVRAGMTVGELAESYGDAGIGAADIHEAVDIYAEMLGDDDVTNFFGLAGAMVPTGMRRIVANLIRDGHIDALVTTGANLTHDAIEAIGGKHHHGTEDPGEDRTLRDHDEQLRDEQVDRIYNVYLPQEHFALFENHLRSEVFPEVEGEGAVSIQELTAALGKANSEVNDREEISEGAGVAAAAYENDVPIYCPAIQDSVLGLQAWMYSQTADFTLDALADMTTITDQAFEAEKSGAMVVGGGVPKNYVLQTMLVSPEAYDYAVQLTMDPPQTGGLSGATLDEARSWGKLEKAARNASVYADATITLPLVTAAARERIGE from the coding sequence ATGACTGACGACCACGAGGACGGCGGCCACGACGACGAAGGGCACCACGAACCCCACCGCGAGGAGTTCCACCACGACCCAATCGCCCACGCCGAGGTCCGGGCGGGGATGACCGTCGGCGAGTTGGCCGAGTCCTACGGCGACGCGGGCATCGGTGCCGCCGACATCCACGAGGCCGTGGACATCTACGCCGAGATGTTGGGCGACGACGACGTGACCAACTTCTTCGGGTTGGCGGGCGCGATGGTGCCGACCGGGATGCGCAGAATCGTGGCGAACCTCATCCGGGACGGCCACATCGACGCGCTGGTCACGACCGGCGCGAACCTGACCCACGACGCCATCGAGGCTATCGGCGGGAAGCACCACCACGGCACCGAGGACCCCGGCGAGGACCGGACCCTGCGCGACCACGACGAGCAACTGCGCGACGAGCAGGTCGATAGGATTTACAACGTCTACCTGCCACAGGAACACTTCGCGCTGTTCGAAAATCACCTGCGCTCGGAGGTGTTCCCCGAAGTCGAAGGCGAAGGGGCAGTGAGTATTCAGGAACTGACCGCGGCGCTCGGCAAGGCCAACAGCGAGGTCAACGACCGCGAGGAGATTTCGGAGGGAGCGGGAGTCGCGGCCGCGGCCTACGAGAACGACGTGCCCATCTACTGCCCGGCGATTCAGGACTCGGTGCTGGGCCTGCAAGCGTGGATGTACTCCCAGACCGCCGACTTCACGCTCGACGCGCTGGCCGACATGACGACCATCACCGACCAAGCCTTCGAGGCCGAGAAGTCCGGCGCGATGGTGGTCGGTGGGGGCGTCCCGAAGAACTACGTCCTCCAGACGATGCTGGTCTCGCCCGAGGCCTACGACTACGCGGTCCAGTTGACGATGGACCCGCCACAGACCGGCGGTCTCTCCGGGGCGACGCTGGACGAGGCCCGGTCGTGGGGCAAGTTGGAGAAGGCCGCGCGCAACGCCTCGGTGTACGCCGACGCGACGATTACCCTGCCGCTGGTGACGGCGGCGGCCCGCGAGCGAATCGGCGAGTAG
- a CDS encoding SprT-like domain-containing protein produces MSDPPNPSDARPASGSRLSPDTDPEESPTVRALAHAETDEEVLLGSRAYCREATREYGLDVDLSPVEWEVSTRAKRRAAAVKRPKIPGAEVGEPLDWREAAERTGTSLADLRTCTLSLTRAAFDAFDVGEWTATLRHELVHVEQFQRFGATDHGPAFRERAEAVSSTVNCPPFADPKYVLRCGECETVVGRRYRECKLVREYDEYRSSCCGSEIVCLRQN; encoded by the coding sequence ATGTCCGACCCCCCGAACCCGTCCGACGCTCGCCCCGCGTCCGGGTCGCGCCTCTCGCCCGACACCGACCCCGAGGAGTCCCCGACCGTCCGCGCCCTCGCTCACGCCGAGACCGACGAGGAGGTCCTCCTCGGCTCCAGAGCCTACTGCCGCGAGGCCACCCGCGAGTACGGTCTCGACGTGGACTTGTCGCCGGTCGAGTGGGAGGTCTCGACCCGCGCGAAGCGTCGGGCCGCCGCGGTCAAGCGCCCGAAGATTCCCGGCGCAGAGGTGGGCGAGCCACTCGACTGGCGCGAGGCGGCCGAGCGCACCGGAACCTCGCTTGCGGACCTCCGGACCTGCACGCTCTCGCTGACGCGGGCGGCGTTCGACGCCTTCGACGTGGGCGAGTGGACCGCCACCCTCCGCCACGAACTCGTCCACGTCGAGCAGTTCCAGCGGTTCGGCGCGACCGACCACGGCCCGGCGTTCCGGGAGCGCGCCGAGGCGGTCTCCTCGACGGTCAACTGTCCGCCGTTCGCGGACCCGAAGTACGTGCTTCGGTGTGGCGAGTGTGAGACCGTGGTGGGACGCCGGTACCGCGAATGTAAGTTGGTGCGCGAGTACGACGAGTATCGCTCCTCGTGCTGTGGCTCCGAAATTGTATGTTTGAGACAGAATTAG
- a CDS encoding ZIP family metal transporter — translation MRVSRLGLVGPVVLLALTPFALWANLTKVVGISWVAFAAMAGSALVGERAGATTNAGRLVWGYGLASGAMITSAAVFIVPGAIGHHPKFGGFGIAFGVLVGFSAHTLGHRAMHLDLPFDHTAIELAAHSLAAGAIIGLVYGNMPNLGLLLGLAIVSHKGPAGYAAADRLRRADKPVSFLLLPSAGVGITAIPSALLTLPSSDPVNALVFGFAAGVFLHVAMDFLPQCELGGEVYEVAQVTDDAHELLDRLRTQAVASTGLGGVAVFVAWLVLRGGA, via the coding sequence ATGCGTGTCTCTCGGCTCGGTCTCGTCGGTCCGGTGGTACTTCTGGCACTCACTCCGTTCGCACTCTGGGCGAACCTGACCAAAGTCGTCGGCATCTCGTGGGTCGCGTTCGCGGCGATGGCGGGGTCAGCACTCGTCGGCGAACGGGCGGGCGCGACGACCAATGCCGGACGACTGGTCTGGGGCTACGGTCTCGCCAGCGGCGCGATGATAACCAGCGCGGCGGTGTTCATCGTGCCCGGAGCCATCGGCCACCATCCGAAGTTCGGCGGATTCGGCATCGCGTTCGGCGTGTTGGTCGGGTTCTCGGCCCACACGCTCGGCCACCGAGCGATGCACTTGGACCTCCCGTTCGACCACACCGCAATCGAGTTGGCGGCCCACTCGCTGGCGGCGGGGGCCATCATCGGACTGGTCTACGGCAACATGCCGAATCTGGGACTGCTCCTCGGGCTTGCCATCGTCTCCCACAAGGGACCCGCGGGCTACGCCGCGGCCGACCGACTCCGGCGTGCCGACAAACCCGTCTCGTTTCTGCTCCTCCCGTCCGCAGGGGTCGGGATTACGGCGATTCCGTCCGCGCTCCTCACGCTCCCGAGTAGCGACCCGGTGAACGCTCTCGTCTTCGGGTTCGCCGCCGGCGTGTTCCTCCACGTCGCCATGGACTTCCTTCCCCAGTGCGAGTTGGGCGGCGAGGTCTACGAGGTCGCTCAAGTCACCGACGACGCCCACGAACTGTTGGACCGACTTCGGACGCAGGCCGTGGCGAGTACCGGTCTCGGCGGCGTGGCGGTGTTCGTCGCGTGGTTGGTTCTGCGCGGCGGAGCGTAA
- a CDS encoding pyridoxamine 5'-phosphate oxidase family protein — protein MPTIPDSFRDLFDKPTFAHIATLLPDGTPHSVPVWIDYDADDNLLLVNTVRGSRKEQNIDENCHVAVSMTDPDDPYRFLSVRGEVAELTEDGAVEHVNRLAQRYLGVEEYPRDDEGARVVVKIRPNSVTARDENPDRD, from the coding sequence GTGCCAACGATACCCGACTCTTTCCGCGACCTTTTCGACAAACCGACGTTCGCTCACATCGCCACCCTCCTGCCGGACGGGACGCCCCACTCGGTCCCGGTCTGGATAGACTACGACGCCGACGACAACCTCCTGCTGGTCAACACCGTCAGGGGGTCGCGTAAGGAGCAGAACATAGACGAGAACTGCCACGTCGCCGTCTCGATGACCGACCCCGACGACCCCTACCGGTTCCTCTCGGTCCGGGGCGAGGTGGCCGAACTCACCGAGGACGGCGCGGTCGAACACGTCAACCGACTCGCGCAACGCTACTTGGGCGTCGAGGAGTACCCTCGGGACGACGAGGGCGCGCGAGTCGTGGTCAAAATCCGCCCCAACAGCGTCACCGCCCGCGACGAGAACCCGGACCGAGACTGA
- a CDS encoding DUF1611 domain-containing protein — protein MRVAVLAHEKFPDRAKTAVGLLRYADYEVEAVLDRDHAGERVSDHVSDVQDAPIVAEMADAPEVDALIIGIAPIGGGFDESWRSDVTTALERGCDLISGLHYFLADDEEFAGLAESNDADIWDVRKPPEDLTVAQGVADQVSAEVVLTVGTDCSVGKMTATLELLESARERGVDAGFIPTGQTGIMIEGWGNPIDRVVSDFTAGAVEEMILERGDDYDYLFVEGQGSIVHPAYSAVTCGILHGSMADKLVLCHEAGREVVHGYEEFDLPPVPDYVDLYEDLARPVAETEIVAGALNTKHVADDASARDAVATFGEELDAPATDPVRFGDGDEMDAVLEAIL, from the coding sequence ATGAGAGTTGCCGTACTCGCCCACGAGAAGTTCCCCGACCGCGCCAAGACTGCGGTCGGTCTGCTCCGCTACGCCGATTACGAAGTCGAGGCCGTCCTCGACCGAGACCACGCCGGCGAGCGAGTCTCCGACCACGTGTCCGACGTGCAGGACGCCCCAATCGTCGCCGAGATGGCCGACGCGCCCGAGGTAGACGCGCTGATAATCGGCATCGCGCCCATCGGCGGCGGGTTCGACGAGTCGTGGCGCTCGGACGTGACCACCGCCCTCGAACGCGGATGCGACCTGATTTCGGGCCTCCACTACTTCTTGGCGGACGACGAGGAGTTCGCCGGCCTCGCCGAATCGAACGACGCGGACATCTGGGACGTGCGAAAGCCCCCCGAGGACCTCACCGTCGCGCAGGGAGTCGCCGACCAAGTGTCCGCCGAGGTCGTCCTCACGGTCGGCACCGACTGCTCGGTCGGGAAGATGACCGCCACCCTCGAACTGCTGGAATCAGCCCGCGAACGCGGCGTTGACGCCGGATTCATCCCCACCGGGCAGACCGGTATCATGATTGAAGGGTGGGGCAACCCCATCGACCGCGTGGTCAGCGACTTCACCGCCGGAGCGGTCGAGGAGATGATTCTCGAACGCGGCGACGACTACGACTACCTGTTCGTGGAGGGCCAAGGGAGCATCGTCCACCCGGCCTACTCCGCGGTCACCTGCGGCATCCTCCACGGGTCGATGGCGGACAAGTTGGTCCTCTGTCACGAGGCGGGCCGCGAGGTCGTCCACGGCTACGAGGAGTTCGACCTGCCGCCCGTCCCCGACTACGTGGACCTCTACGAGGACCTCGCCCGACCGGTCGCCGAGACCGAAATCGTGGCCGGGGCGCTCAACACCAAGCACGTCGCCGACGACGCCTCAGCGCGTGACGCCGTGGCGACCTTCGGCGAGGAACTCGACGCCCCGGCGACCGACCCGGTTCGGTTCGGTGACGGTGACGAGATGGACGCCGTGCTGGAGGCGATTCTATGA